The Trueperaceae bacterium genome includes a region encoding these proteins:
- a CDS encoding fumarylacetoacetate hydrolase family protein: protein MQRIRFRSTAGVAWGELEGGDVHVLAGPLGRRTGEVLAVGDVGLLAPADPTSIVCVGKNYADHVAEMGGDRANLPSEPGLFLKSIGTLAGPGDPIRYPTWTDDLQYEGELAVVIGREMRDVPADRALEHVLGYTIAIDVTARDKQRSDLQWVRAKSADGFCPTGPWLETDLDPGDVRLQTLVNGEVRQDARTRDLIFGVPEVLAYVSSFLTLRPGDLVLTGTPEGVGPLAVGDAIEVRIEGIGALHADVEAG from the coding sequence ATGCAACGCATCCGATTCCGCAGCACCGCCGGCGTCGCGTGGGGCGAGCTCGAGGGCGGCGACGTGCACGTCCTCGCCGGCCCGTTGGGTCGCCGCACCGGCGAAGTCCTCGCCGTCGGCGACGTCGGCCTGCTCGCCCCCGCCGACCCCACCAGCATCGTGTGCGTCGGCAAGAACTACGCCGACCACGTCGCGGAGATGGGCGGCGACCGCGCGAACCTGCCGTCCGAGCCGGGGCTGTTCCTCAAGTCCATCGGCACCCTCGCCGGGCCCGGCGACCCCATCCGCTACCCCACCTGGACCGATGATCTGCAGTACGAGGGGGAGCTCGCCGTCGTCATCGGGCGGGAGATGCGCGACGTGCCCGCCGACCGCGCCCTCGAGCACGTGCTCGGCTACACGATCGCGATCGACGTCACCGCCCGCGACAAGCAGCGCAGCGACCTGCAGTGGGTGCGCGCGAAGAGCGCCGACGGGTTCTGCCCCACCGGCCCGTGGCTCGAAACCGACCTCGATCCCGGCGACGTCCGGCTCCAGACCCTCGTCAACGGCGAGGTCCGCCAGGACGCCCGCACCCGCGACCTGATCTTCGGCGTGCCCGAGGTGCTCGCCTACGTCTCGAGCTTCCTCACCCTCCGCCCCGGCGACCTCGTCCTGACCGGCACGCCGGAGGGCGTCGGCCCGCTCGCGGTCGGCGACGCCATCGAGGTCCGCATCGAGGGGATCGGGGCCCTCCACGCCGACGTCGAGGCCGGCTGA